The genomic interval GAGTTTTTAACTAGCCACGTAAGTTTTTTCAAatctaatttatttcatttaaatgtgtATCATGTAatagtaaaataagaaaagttatagtagggcttggcgcctgtggctcaagtggctaaggcaccagccacatacacctgagctggtgggttcgaatccagcccgggcccgccaaacaacggctgcaaccaaaaaatagctgggcattgtggcagatgcctgtaatcccagctacttgggaggcagaggcaagagaattgcttgaccccatgagttggaggttgctgtgagctgtgatactacggcactctacccagggcgacaacttgaggctctttctcaaaaaaaaaaaaaaagaaagaaaagttatagTAGTAGAAGAAATGAGGCCTTACACTGAATGCTATATTTCTAAACACTCAAGCTTATCATAATTAGAAAGCTAGAGTCTAAAATGTCTTTAGAAATTATCAggttgggggcggcacctgtggctcagtcggtaaggcgccggccccatataccaagggtggcgggttcaaacccggcccctgctgaactgcaaccaaaaaatagccgggtgttgtggcaggcgcctgtagtcccagctactggggaggctgaggcaagagaatcgcttaagcccagaagttggaggttgctgtgagctgtatgatgccatggtactctatcaagggccataaagtgaaattctgtctctacaaaaaaaaaaagaaattatcaggttaggctcagcacctgtagcacaccagagctggtgggttcgaactcagcatatccctgccaaacaacaatgacaagtacagctgaaaaatagctgggcgttgtggtaggcatctgtagtctcagctacttgggagactgaggcaagagaatcacttaagtccaagagtttgaggttgctgtgagctgtgaccacagcactctaccgagggcaagatagtgagactttgtctcaaaaaaagaaaaaaaaaagaaagaaattatcagGTTGGTAGTTTATGTTCTGAAATACTGTTAGAAATATCACCCAAATCTCTGTTTCCACATGACTCCATCATCTTTGCCAtattcaaagataaaatatttttatttcatatgaaaaaatttcaatcaaacactgtttaaaaatactttatgcaAAATAGAAAAGACTTGAAGGAAATACAACAAAATACCAGAAATGATTGCTTATAAGAGGTAGAACTGTAGGTAAGTTCTATTTGCTGCTGCTTTAtacttttctgcattttctaagttttctgcagtgaacatatatttatataaatatagataatcTTATTTTCcgaaggaaaaaaacataagaagTATTTATACCTAAGTGTTAAGAataataggccaggtgcagtggctcatgcctataatcttagcactttaggagatggaggcaggtagattgctcgAGCTGGTTGACACCAGCCTGagtccatctctactgaaaaagaaaaactagctgggcatggtggcaggtgcctgtagtcccagctactccagaggtcaaggcaagaggatcacctgagcccaagagtttgaggttgctgtaagctatgaagccagggcaacagagtgagactctgtctcaaaaataaataaaaaaataacggAATTAAgctagttcatttaaaaaaatttagaagttcatttttatagggctcagtgagtagggtgctggccccatataccgagggtggtgtgttcaaaccccgccccggcaaaactgcaacaaaaaaatagctggtgtggCCGTCCGGCAGCCCCCGCCTGGGGGTTGGTTGAGGCGGATGGTGGTATCCGGGCTGGAGTGTGTTGCTCCTGCGGCGTGAAGGGGAAGCGGCCAGTCAGAAAATGGGTAAGAAGAGTCGAGTAAAAACCCAGAAATCAGGTACTGGTGCTACAGCAACTGTATCACCGAAGGAAATCTTGAACCTGACCAGTGAACTGCTACAGAACTAGTAAGTTAAATTGAAGGAGAGAAGTGTTTCAGTATCATAGCTCTTATGTTACAGAATGCAGCAGTCCTGCACCTGGCCCGGGAAAAGAATAGGAAGGGTATGCGCAGATTCGGTCTCTAGttgagaaaataaggaaaaagcaaaaaggtCTGTCTATTACTTTtgatggaaaaagagaaaattacttTCCTGATCTAATGAAATGGGCCTCTGAAAATGGGGCTTCTGTCGAGGGTTTCGAAATGGTTAACTTTAAAGAAGAAGGCTTTGGTTTGAAAGCAACAAGAGATATCAAGGCAGAAGAATTATTTTTGTGGGTTCCACGAAAATTACTAATGACCGTTGAATCTGCTAAAAATTCAGTGTTGGGGCCCTTATATTCTCAAGACTGAATTCTGCAATCTATGGGAAACATCGCATTGGCCTTTCATTTGCTGTGTGAGCGAGCCAGCCCTAACTCCTTCTGGCAGCCCTACATTCAGAGTCTTCCCAGTGAATATGACACTCCCCTCTACTTTGAAGAAGATAAAGTTTGGTATCTTCAGTCAACACAAGCTATACATGATGTCTTCAGCCAGTATAAAAATACAGCTCGACAGTATgcctatttttataaagttattcAGACCCATCCTCATGCCAACAAACTGCCCTTGAAGGATTCTTTCACTTATGAGGACTACAGGTGGGCAGTCTCTTCTGTTATGACACGACAAAACCAAATTCCCACAGAAGACGGTTCCCGGGTGACCCTGGCTCTGATTCCTTTGTGGGACATGTGTAATCACACCAACGGCCTGATTACCACTGGGTACAACCTGGAGGATGACCGTTGTGAGTGTGTTGCTCTGCAGGACTTTCGGGCTGGAGAAcagatttacattttttatggcACTCGGTCAAATGCAGAGTTTGTGATCCACAGTGGTTTTTTCTTTGACAATAACTCACACGACAGAGTGAAAATAAAGCTTGGAGTGAGTAAAAGTGACAGGCTGTACGCCATGAAGGCTGAGGTCTTGGCTCGAGCTGGCATCCCTACTTCCAGTGTTTTTGTGTTGCACTTTACGGAGCCGCCCATCTCTGGCCAGCTTCTGGCATTTCTCCGGGTATTCTGCATGACCGAAGAAGAATCAAAAGAACGTTTGCTAGGAGACAATGCTATTGATAGAATCTTCACCTTGGGCAACTCTGAATTTCCTGTTAGCTGGGACAATGAAGTCAAACTTTGGATATTTCTGGAAGATAGAGCCtcacttcttttaaaaacatataaaacaacTATTGAGGAAGATAAATTCGTCTTGAAAAACCATGACCTTTCTGTTCATGCAACAATGGCTATCAAATTGCGCTTAGGTGAAAAAGAGATTTTGGAAAAAGCAGTTAAGAGTGCAGCTGTCAACCGGGGATACTACCGCAAACAGATGGAGGAAAAGGCTCCGCTTCCCAAATATGAAGAGAGTAACCTTGGACTATTGGAGAGCAGCGTGGGGGACTCGAGGCTCCCCCTAGTTTTGAGAAACCTGGAGGAGCCTGGAGTGCAAGAAGCCTTGAACATCAAAGAGGCCATCAGCAAGGCAGAGGCTACAGAGAATGGGCTGGTAAATGGTGAGAACAGTATCCCCAATGGGACCAGATCtgaaaatgaagatttaaatcaagaagaaaataaaagagcagtTGAAGACGCCAAAGGATCTTCTTCAGACAGCACTGATGAAGTTAAAAAGTAGCTCTGAGATGAAGCTCGAGCTGGTGGGAAATTCAGTTTAGCATAAGTTTATGGACAGTCCATTTACATCGCTGTTTCCctgttaacatttttctttctgcagAGAGGAAAATATGTTTTTGCTGCTttacataaaaatgatttttttaagttatttaaaaagtcTAGCTTCCCATTTTGATTAAGATTGCCATCTTACATCTGGGGAAAACAAACTAGTTAATAAGCAACCATAACAAAGGGGGAAGAGGTGTCTTTGGAAGATTTTGCAGACCCATTGTGGGCAATGTATTTTCATCCTGGGGAAGAATTCAGTTCTTCTATCAGCTGTGCTTTTGTGGGCCTGTCATCTTGACAACCAGAATTAAAgcttgctctgcctcctgccaATAAGAGTTGGTGGTGGGACTCTGGGCATTTAGCATGAAGGTGGAGAAATTGCACAGCAGAAAACAGGATTGACATTGGGAAACTTTAGAGTCTGGGCAAAATCTTTggtttttctccttaaaaaagtAATACCCCGGtaccaaaagaaaagataaggtggcaaccttatttttaataattttaaatgttgatgATAATCCTAATTATATAaatctatatacacacatatatacctgGTGATTTCTAAACATTTGTTTaccttttgtgttttgttttactgtATTAAGAACTTGTCTTTTCTCCTTGAATCAAAGTAAGACATGTATCATCCTCCTAATTTTAAATGTTGGCTCTGATTTTGAAGTGGTGCGTTTGATTTCCAGAATTGGTAATAGAGAGTTTGCAAACACACAGCGGCCCACAGCTTTACGTGGTGGTGTTCAAAGTGAGGCAGCTCCCTGGTTGTTCTGGTTTTCACAACAAGCTAGAGATTTTCAAAGCTACACTTTTGAGTAAAAACccttattaaaaggaaaacatgattaataaaaaaaaaaaatagctggtgttgtgggcacctacagtcccagctattcgggagagggaggcaagagaattgcctaagcccaagagctgaaggtggctgtgagctatgatgctacagcactctaccgagggcgataaagtgagactctgtctctaaaaaaaagttcattttacaGATCCCCCATGCAGAAGAATTTTCCTTTATGTAGACGCTTTACCTTCAAGGAGGTGGAGTGTGACTCCTCACTCTTAAGTGATGGCTGCACACAGTGACTTCCTTTCAAAGAGTACAATGTGGCAAAGGGGGATAGGGAGGGTAACTCCTCAGTAGAGAAGCCAGACACAAGCATTATTGCAGCCAGGCGATCAAGGTCAATACCAGCAGTGATGAGTTGTGTTGATAGTAGGTATTCTTTGTATAATGTGATGAAAATTTTACTTTACCTCTGTAGTTTTCCTCCCCAAAACCCATAATCCCAGTCTAACAATGAGAAAAACATTACACAAATCCCAATTGAGAGACATTCTGCAACATGTCTGACCAACATTCCTCAAAAATGTTAAGATCAAAGACCAGGAAAGTATAAGAAATTGACAGAGCCAAGAGTAGCCAAAGGAGACGTGGTAACTACGTGTAATGTGACATTCTGGATGGGATCCTGGAACTGGAAAGAAAAGGGACATTAGATAGAAACTAAGAaactctggggcagcacctgtggctcagggcgccagccccatataccaagggtggtgagttcaaacccggccccggccaaactgcaacaaaaaatagctgggcattgtggcgggtgcctgcagtcccagctactcaggaggctgaggcaagagaattgcctaagtccaagagctggaggttgctgtgagctgtgacaccacagcactctaccgagggcaacaaagtgagactcttgtctctaaaaaaaaaactctgattggttcattaattgtaacacATCATAATAATTTAAGATATTATAATGGACATAAGTGAGAAGTCTCTGTGTACTGTCTTCACTATTtttctgtgaatctaaaactgttctaaaaaataattttttcagagtTCATTTTAGCCTTTTGTGAcattatagaataaaaaaattttttgaggccaagtctcactttttcacctttggtagagtgctgtgacatcatagctcacggcaacctcaaactccagggctcaagtgaacctcttgcctcagcctcccaagtagctgaaactacaggtgcccaccacaatccccagctagtttttatattcttagtagagatgtgggtctcacttttgctcaggctggtcttaaactcctgagcttaagcaatccatccaccttggcctcccccagtgctagattataggtgggagccaccttGCCCCACCTAGAAAAATCTTTGCAAAAATTGTAATGAAGATGAAAGCAGTATGTCTCCTGAGTTATACAGATTCATGATGTTATGAAATCCTATCTTGTCACCccagatgcaaaagaaaaaagtaaaaaagtgctGTTTTTTATCGCCAACAATATGCGAACATCTACTTAAGATTTCTAGCCATCTTGGCTCGgggtctgtagctcagcggctagggcgcaaTCCACATACAggggagctagcaggttcaaactcagtgtgggcctgccaaacaacaatgacaactacaaccaaaaaagaaaaaaaaatagctgagcattgtggcaggctcctgtagtcccagctacttgggaggctgaggtaagaggatcacttaagcccaagagttggaggttgctgtgagctgtgatgtcacagcactctacaaagggcaacatagtgagattctgtctcaaaaaaaaaaatctagttcttaccaggcacaatagctcatgcctgtaatcctagcactctgggaggctgaaatgggtggattgcctgagctcaccggttcaAGAACAaccggagcaagagcaagaacatctctaaaaatagcggggcattgtgctgggtgcctctggtcacagctactcaggaggctgagacaggagaatagctcaagcccaagagttggaggttgctgtaagctatgatgccataccacagcactctaccaggggcaacaaagtgagactttgtctacaaaaataaataaataaataaataaataaataaataaatttttaaaactttaattccTCTGAAAGAAAGTGCTAGagttaggctgggtgcagtagctcagtcctataatccaagcactctaggaggcccaggcgaGTGGaatgcttgtgctcaggagttcaagaccagagtgagcaagagttagacctctactaaaaatagaaaaactagccaggtggggtggagggtgcctatagtcccagctacttgggaggttgaggcaaaaggattgctcgagcccaagagtttgaagttgctgcgagctgtgacaccagggaactctacccagcaagtgagactctgtctcaaaaaaaaaaaaagaaacaaaaaaaaaaacaaccttctggggttaaatataaaaatattattctcgattctattattactactactattTAATAATGCctaactttaaattttttcatttgaGACATTTATCACATTGAATCAAACCACAGGTGATACCATTTATTAATCTTGTCCTAGGTTTCAACTCctgtaaaaaatgtgaaaaaaaaaaaaaaacacaaagaacaaCTTTTCTGGTGTATCATTCAATTACATTATCTTCTGCACATGGTGGGTTGTGTCAAGTTGTTAGCTATTAATATAAACACAAGTTTGAATGTGAATGGAATAGGGTAggtcttatttaatattttgtattttactttattttatttttatttctatttttgggccggggctgggtttgaacccgccagctccggcatgtgtggccggcgccctacttctttgagccacaggcatcgccctgtCTTTTACtttagtaaaaaaatatatacacatgcataagCACATATGcctacatatatacatttatacacgtatatgcatatacatgtacatgttcTAAGAGCAATTATAATCCTTAAACCAAAATTTAACTATTATCCTTTGAGAAACCATGTCACTGCTTCTAAAAACATTATGTGTTTCACATAATGTGCCTTTGCCCCCTTTTTTATAGCAGCTGTTTCAAATACAagtaaatgaatgagaaaaagccCCTATGTTTAAAATCTACCAtggagggcggctcctgtggctcaaaggagtagggtgctggccccatatgccgaaggtggcaggttcaaacccagccccagccgaaactgcaaataaataaataggtctctgttattttaaaaaaattaaataaataaataaaatctaacatGGAGTGAAAAGCAGGAAGAAGTCCAAGCTAGCCCCCAGGGATTTTCCTAGGTTCAATAAATTGACCTGGAAACAAGGAGTACAGCTTGAGCTCTTCTTCCTGTAGCAGCACAAGCGCTAGTCagagaaatttcaaaacacaTGGAGCTTAATAAGATCACACCTGCTCCTGACACAGGATAAAGGCTACTGGACCACCAACTTTGTTGCTCCAAGTCAAGACTAGCTCTCCTTTACAACAGATAACAGGCTTTCCACTAGAAGAGTTTCTCAGTAAAAGAATATGCAAAAAAATGCTAAGCATCATCTGCAATAGAATCTTATAAATCAGGAGCAAAATGGACTGAAACTGAAGTCAGTGTGACAGTAGAATCAAACAATAATTACAAAGCTATCAGCTCTGGTGAGACAGAATTAAGAATTCAaatcatagggcggcgcctgtggctcagtcagtaaggccccggccccatataccaagggtggtgggttcaaacccggccccggctgaactgcaaccaaaaaatagccgggcgttgtggagggcgcctgtagtcccagctactggggagactgaggcaagagaatcgcttaagcccagaagttggaggttgctgtgagctgtgtgatgccatagcactctaccgagggccataaagtaagactctgtctctacaaaaaaaaaaaaaaaagaattcaaatcatagccaggtgtggtggctcacacctgtaatcctagcactgtggaagcagaggcaggtggattgcctgagctcaggagtttgagaccagactgagcaagagtgagacctccatttctaaaactagccaggatggctcagtgcccatagcacagggttacggcaccagtcacatacaccaagggtgacgggttcgaacctggcccgggccagctatgcaataatgacaactgcaacaacaacaaaaaatagccgggcgttgtggcaggtgcttgtagtacagctacttgggaggctgaggcaagagaatcacttaagcccaagagtttgaggttgctgtgagccgtgatgccacagcactctaccagaggtgacatagtgagattcagtctcaaaaataaataaataaataataaaactagggtggcacctgtggctcagtgggtagagcactggcctcatatactgagggtggcgggttcaaaccccgccccagccaaactgcaacaaaaaattagtcggaagttgtggcaggcgcctgtagtcccagttactggggaggctgagacaagagaatcgcctaagcccaggagttggaggttgctgtgacctgtgacaccatagcactctactgaggatgacaaagtcagattgtctctaaaaaaaataaagtaaaatgggcggcacctgtggctcaaggagtagggcgctggtcccatatgccggagtggtgggttcaaacccagccccggccaaaaaccacacacacaaaaaacataaattaaaaaaaaaaaaagaaaaagaaaaagaaagtaaaataatataaaagtaaaactagccaggaattaTGGCAGGTCCCAGTAGACCCAAGtactgggtaggctgaggcaagaggatctcctgagctcaagagtttgaggttgctgtgagctatgacaccatagtactctactgagggcgacaaagtgaaactctgtctccaaaaaaaaaagaattcaaatcatCACTTGGTAAGGGGGTGAGCCTCTAAGTGTTATGGATCCACCAATAAGTAGAAGGGAACTTTTGCCCACATGCTTATGCGTTCCTTACACATGACTAAGCATCTAGATGTACGGCACAACTCAACAGATTTAATCTACAtgctcttgtttttttgttgtttttttttttgcagtttttgtccagggccgggtttgaacctgccacctccggtatatggggccagcgccctactcctttgatccacaagTGCCGCCCTAATCTATATGCTTTTAAGATCTCCACCTCTTGGACCTTTAATAATCGTAGAAGGACCACAATGGTCAGGCCCCACAGCTTGCCAAACTCTTAAAAGAGTTGAGGTCAACCAATTTCCCTGATTTGAGTCTTTAGTCATATATGAGATAGTTATGTTGAGTTGGAGTTTAATTAAAGGTGTATAAACCAATAATACTTAATATTTTGCAGGGTTAAGAAATGTAAAGTTAATGTCagctattagaaaaaaattctctcaggagcttgagaccaccctgaaaaatagtgagactctgtctctacaaaaaatagaaatattggcCAGGGGTAGTGCtgctgcacctgtagtcccagctacttataaggctaaagcaggagtagcccaggagtttgaggtagcagtaagctgtgatgatgctactgcactttATCACTCTATGGAGgatgagagagagggggagaagatTCTTAATTCAGTGTCCTATGTTAGGCATAAAAAGACTGAgaggggcggcgtctgtggctcagtcggtaaggcaccagccccatatactgaggctggactgcaaccaaaaaatagccgggcgttgtggtgggtgcctgtagtcccagctactcgggaggctgaggcaagagaattgcttaagcccaggagttggaggttgctgtgagctgtgtgatgccatggcactctaccgagggccataaagtgagactctgtctccacaaaaaaaaaaaaaaaaagactgagaggaaataattgaaaatcttggcatTATACAGTTTAcgtaatgtttattttttaatactactTCTATAAACCCGTATCActtttagtaatattttaaagtgttaaaatagagcaaatagggcagcgcctgtggctcagtcggtaaggcgccagccccatgtaccgagggtggcaggttcaagcccggccccggctgaactgcaaccaaaaaatagccgggcgttgtggcgggcgcctgtagtcccagtactcgggaggctgaggcaagagaatcgcttgagcccaggagttggatgttgctgtgagccgtgtgatgccacagcactctaccaagggccataaagtgagattctgtctctacaaaaaaaaaaaaaaaaatagagaaaataaaattttaaaaacattttaagaaggctgggcacagtagctcatgcctgtaatcctagcactctgggaggccaaggcagaagaatctcttgggctcaggagtctAAGACTAcccctgagcaagagccagaccctgtccctactaaaaatagaaaaattagctggcaagatggtgggtgcttgtagtcccagctacacaggaggctcaggaaggaggatctctttagcccaggagtttgaggttgctaagagctaggctgacaccatggcacttcagcctgggcaacacagtgaacaGTGaatctgagtagctgggactacaggtgcccgccacaatgcccagctatttttaaacatagatatatagatatggatatatatatgatataagaTAAACCTTCtatgttataaaattatttattggacAGTGAGTCATGACAGCAACCTGAGAAGAAATAAGCCACTGACAAGACAATAGACCTGTTTGGAATTCACATCCCATCCATAGAATAGAACAATGAGCAGCTGTTAAGAGAGGGATCTCTACTATAACTGGAAAAAGTGAAATGCAAAGGAGCCAGATACAATACATTGCCATTTGTGGAGGGAAAAATTATATCTGTGTGCTTTGACTTGTGTACAGCAAATATACCTCTagaaagatacacaaaaatctagTACTACTTGTGTTTGCTTTTAAGGAGGGGAACTGGATAAATATGAGacaatttcttttcattgtataccattttatactttttgaattttgtattacccatcaaaaaataagttttatctCTAAGAGAGAAGACTCTCTAAAAAAGCGAAAGTTCTgtctctaggttttttttttttaaagtaaaagggcatttttggagtatgttttgagTAAATGGAAGAGGCCATAATGAAAGAAATGCCATTATTTTGCAGTAGAGAGCTACAGTGGAGAAGGGGAAGTAGGGATTTGCAATGTGTTAATTGCGATGTTAGAAGACAGATCAAAATTAATACCCAGATTGGGAAAATAAGGTAATTACtgacagaaggaaagagaataagGTCTGGAAAAAGGACTAAACAGAGAGGAAATACTGGAATtcaactaaaaattataaaaagggaaagaaaatcatttgttgaataaagcTTCAGAATGTTGTGATATCACAGTGCaacattacaaataaattttcaaataaactccaacataattagaaatcaataaaacaatttcaattttttaaaactcggtcacacacacataaaacacaCCCACTGTAAGATACACAAAAACCTAGTACTTGTATTTGTTTCTAAGGAGGGGAATTGAGTGGATGTGAGACAGTTTCTTTTCACTGTATACCAGACACACATTGTAAGCATCCTATGAGACCATTAAGATAATTCTGAACTTTatggctattt from Nycticebus coucang isolate mNycCou1 chromosome 3, mNycCou1.pri, whole genome shotgun sequence carries:
- the LOC128580756 gene encoding LOW QUALITY PROTEIN: actin-histidine N-methyltransferase-like (The sequence of the model RefSeq protein was modified relative to this genomic sequence to represent the inferred CDS: substituted 1 base at 1 genomic stop codon); this translates as MKWASENGASVEGFEMVNFKEEGFGLKATRDIKAEELFLWVPRKLLMTVESAKNSVLGPLYSQDXILQSMGNIALAFHLLCERASPNSFWQPYIQSLPSEYDTPLYFEEDKVWYLQSTQAIHDVFSQYKNTARQYAYFYKVIQTHPHANKLPLKDSFTYEDYRWAVSSVMTRQNQIPTEDGSRVTLALIPLWDMCNHTNGLITTGYNLEDDRCECVALQDFRAGEQIYIFYGTRSNAEFVIHSGFFFDNNSHDRVKIKLGVSKSDRLYAMKAEVLARAGIPTSSVFVLHFTEPPISGQLLAFLRVFCMTEEESKERLLGDNAIDRIFTLGNSEFPVSWDNEVKLWIFLEDRASLLLKTYKTTIEEDKFVLKNHDLSVHATMAIKLRLGEKEILEKAVKSAAVNRGYYRKQMEEKAPLPKYEESNLGLLESSVGDSRLPLVLRNLEEPGVQEALNIKEAISKAEATENGLVNGENSIPNGTRSENEDLNQEENKRAVEDAKGSSSDSTDEVKK